The proteins below come from a single Mucilaginibacter mali genomic window:
- a CDS encoding IS1182 family transposase, producing MGGKVVFKEYDPDQLTFLPYKLEELVPQGHPVRIVSKVVDQVDVKPINRKYKGGGASSFHPRLMLKLLIYGYLTNTYSSRKLEDQAAQNVHFMWLLGMKKPDHNTINRFRSEKLSGVLKEIFSQIVLLLQQEGIVSLKEAVFTDGTKIESVANKYTFVWGKSIKNSKEKMKAQLDELWSYAQTIAAEELKDTAPLEYSEINPEKVKETISKINAALDDKEDVDKKVRQKLNYAKKHWPENLARYDEQEKLLGGRNSFSKTDPGATFMRMKEDPMLNGQLKPGYNLQISTQEQFILNYSLHQTTTDYQTLPSHIEQYETLYHALPKAVVADAGYGSDENYGVLQQKGIEAYIKYNTFDQEQNKGIKAFGNDSLHYNEQEDYLVCPMGQHMQHIGTGQRVSTSGYVQLISRYQAQNCENCPMRGVCHQAAGNRVVEINHSLRIHKQIAKERLNTEQGIKYRKRRPADVEPVFANLKHNHGFRRFLLKGMSKTEVEIGLLSIAHNLRKWKA from the coding sequence ATGGGAGGAAAAGTAGTCTTTAAGGAATATGATCCTGACCAGTTAACCTTTTTACCGTATAAACTGGAGGAACTGGTACCGCAGGGTCATCCGGTACGTATTGTATCGAAGGTGGTCGATCAGGTAGATGTTAAACCGATTAACCGCAAGTATAAAGGCGGCGGGGCATCCAGCTTTCATCCGCGGCTGATGCTCAAGCTGCTGATCTACGGTTATCTGACCAACACGTATTCTTCACGGAAGTTGGAAGACCAGGCCGCGCAGAATGTACATTTCATGTGGCTTTTAGGCATGAAAAAGCCTGATCACAATACCATCAACCGTTTCCGGAGCGAGAAGCTGTCGGGTGTTTTAAAGGAGATCTTCTCACAGATCGTATTGTTATTACAGCAGGAAGGTATCGTCTCGCTGAAAGAAGCTGTTTTTACCGATGGTACCAAGATCGAATCGGTAGCGAACAAGTACACTTTTGTATGGGGCAAAAGCATTAAGAACAGCAAGGAGAAGATGAAAGCCCAATTGGATGAACTGTGGAGTTATGCGCAAACCATCGCTGCCGAAGAACTTAAAGACACCGCACCGCTGGAATACAGCGAGATCAACCCGGAAAAAGTAAAAGAAACGATCTCAAAGATCAACGCCGCCCTGGACGATAAGGAAGATGTCGATAAGAAAGTAAGGCAGAAGCTGAACTATGCCAAAAAGCACTGGCCGGAGAACCTGGCCCGGTATGACGAGCAGGAAAAGCTGTTAGGCGGTCGCAACAGCTTTTCGAAGACCGACCCGGGTGCCACCTTCATGCGGATGAAAGAAGACCCTATGCTGAACGGGCAGCTTAAACCCGGATACAATCTGCAGATCTCCACCCAGGAGCAGTTCATCTTGAACTATAGCCTGCACCAAACCACAACCGATTACCAGACCCTTCCATCACACATCGAACAATACGAAACTTTATATCATGCACTTCCAAAAGCGGTAGTGGCCGATGCGGGCTACGGTTCGGACGAGAACTATGGCGTATTACAGCAAAAAGGCATTGAAGCTTATATCAAATACAACACGTTCGACCAGGAACAAAATAAAGGCATCAAAGCATTCGGTAATGACAGTTTGCACTATAATGAACAGGAAGATTACCTGGTATGTCCGATGGGACAACACATGCAGCATATCGGCACCGGGCAGCGGGTCTCCACATCCGGCTATGTGCAACTGATCAGCCGCTATCAGGCGCAGAATTGTGAAAACTGCCCCATGCGGGGCGTTTGTCACCAAGCAGCCGGTAACCGCGTGGTGGAGATCAACCACAGCCTTAGAATACACAAGCAGATAGCGAAAGAAAGATTGAATACCGAACAGGGCATCAAATACCGAAAGCGACGGCCCGCAGATGTCGAACCGGTGTTCGCCAACCTGAAGCATAATCACGGCTTCAGGCGATTCCTGCTGAAGGGAATGTCCAAAACCGAGGTCGAAATAGGGTTATTATCCATCGCACATAACCTCAGAAAGTGGAAAGCCTGA
- the pxpB gene encoding 5-oxoprolinase subunit PxpB, with protein sequence MIKTSAYTGYQLNEQAVTLNFGNEISEELLALITRAGHLLNAKPFPGFRSIVPAYTTLSVFFDPIALLNSILPGHDCLTKISMYLENQLKQPADSSENKGRDMIIPVLYGSEYGPDLEELAQRHGLRPEAVTAMHTEVCYTVYMIGFTPGFAYLGGLDERLFSPRKDTPRSKVPAGSVGIAGMQTGIYPFATPGGWQIIGRTPLKMFDPEREQPALLQAGDKVSFKAIDEETFYRLLST encoded by the coding sequence ATGATAAAGACATCAGCCTATACAGGTTATCAATTAAATGAGCAAGCAGTTACTCTAAATTTCGGGAACGAAATTAGTGAAGAACTGCTTGCATTGATCACCCGTGCGGGGCATTTACTAAATGCAAAACCATTCCCCGGGTTTCGTTCCATAGTTCCCGCATATACTACGTTAAGTGTCTTTTTTGACCCTATTGCTTTGTTGAACAGTATACTCCCAGGGCATGACTGCTTAACTAAGATATCCATGTATTTGGAAAACCAGTTGAAACAACCCGCAGACAGCAGTGAAAACAAAGGCCGGGATATGATTATCCCCGTATTATATGGTAGCGAATACGGGCCCGACCTGGAAGAACTGGCACAAAGACATGGCCTGCGGCCTGAAGCGGTTACGGCCATGCACACCGAAGTTTGCTACACCGTTTACATGATCGGTTTTACACCTGGATTCGCCTACCTGGGTGGTTTAGACGAGCGACTTTTTTCACCAAGAAAAGATACACCCCGGTCAAAAGTCCCGGCCGGTTCGGTGGGAATTGCCGGTATGCAGACCGGCATATATCCTTTTGCTACCCCCGGCGGCTGGCAGATCATCGGCCGCACGCCACTGAAAATGTTCGACCCGGAACGGGAGCAACCAGCCTTATTACAGGCGGGTGATAAAGTTTCTTTTAAAGCTATCGACGAGGAAACCTTTTACCGCCTGTTAAGCACATGA